Proteins encoded within one genomic window of Cucumis sativus cultivar 9930 chromosome 3, Cucumber_9930_V3, whole genome shotgun sequence:
- the LOC105434922 gene encoding pentatricopeptide repeat-containing protein At3g26630, chloroplastic: MVPCLSYTHDVFPSKNIPLTPRGNIRAKKALFLLQNCKNFKHLRQIHAKIIRSGLSNDQLLTRKLIHLYSTHGRIAYAILLFYQIQNPCTFTWNLIIRANTINGLSEQALMLYKNMVCQGIAADKFTFPFVIKACTNFLSIDLGKVVHGSLIKYGFSGDVFVQNNLIDFYFKCGHTRFALKVFEKMRVRNVVSWTTVISGLISCGDLQEARRIFDEIPSKNVVSWTAMINGYIRNQQPEEALELFKRMQAENIFPNEYTMVSLIKACTEMGILTLGRGIHDYAIKNCIEIGVYLGTALIDMYSKCGSIKDAIEVFETMPRKSLPTWNSMITSLGVHGLGQEALNLFSEMERVNVKPDAITFIGVLCACVHIKNVKEGCAYFTRMTQHYGIAPIPEHYECMTELYARSNNLDEAFKSTKAISIEPD; this comes from the coding sequence ATGGTTCCATGTCTCTCATATACCCATGACGTTTTTCCGAGCAAGAATATTCCCCTGACCCCAAGAGGGAACATACGAGCGAAGAAGGCTCTCTTCTTACTTCAAAACTGCAAGAATTTCAAACACCTCAGGCAAATCCATGCCAAAATCATTCGTAGTGGCCTTTCTAACGATCAATTACTTACTAGGAAACTGATTCATCTCTACTCTACTCATGGAAGAATAGCGTATGCGATTCTTCTATTCTATCAAATCCAAAACCCTTGTACGTTTACTTGGAATCTGATAATCAGGGCCAACACTATCAATGGTCTCTCTGAACAAGCTCTCATGTTGTATAAGAACATGGTATGCCAAGGAATTGCAGCCGATAAGTTTACATTTCCATTTGTCATCAAAGCTTGTACAAATTTCTTATCCATTGACCTAGGAAAAGTAGTTCATGGGTCTTTAATCAAATACGGGTTTTCAGGGGACGTATTTGTGCAGAACAATCTGATAGATTTTTACTTTAAGTGTGGACATACACGTTTTGCTTTGAAGGTGTTTGAGAAAATGCGTGTTCGCAATGTGGTTTCATGGACAACCGTGATATCTGGGCTGATCTCTTGTGGTGATTTACAGGAAGCAAGAAGGATATTTGATGAGATTCCAtctaaaaatgttgtttcatGGACAGCAATGATAAATGGGTATATTAGAAATCAACAACCTGAAGAAGCTCTTGAACTGTTTAAGAGAATGCAGGCTGAGAATATTTTCCCAAATGAGTATACAATGGTGAGCTTGATCAAAGCATGTACTGAAATGGGAAtcttaactcttggtcgaGGGATTCACGACTATGCCATCAAGAACTGTATCGAAATTGGTGTTTATCTTGGGACGGCTCTGATTGACATGTACAGCAAATGTGGTAGTATAAAGGATGCAATAGAAGTTTTTGAGACGATGCCTAGAAAAAGTTTGCCGACATGGAACTCAATGATCACTAGCTTAGGAGTACATGGGTTGGGGCAGGAAGCTCTCAATCTTTTCAGTGAGATGGAAAGGGTAAATGTGAAGCCAGATGCAATCACTTTCATAGGCGTTTTATGCGCTTGTGTACATATAAAGAATGTAAAGGAAGGATGTGCTTACTTCACTCGAATGACACAGCATTATGGTATTGCACCAATTCCTGAGCATTATGAGTGCATGACTGAGCTATATGCTCGTTCTAATAACTTGGATGAAGCcttcaaatcaacaaaagcaATATCGATAGAGCCTGATTAG
- the LOC101203252 gene encoding light-regulated protein, chloroplastic, translating to MLIQISKPYLQHIIKITMQAVLSIAVPSLLPSSTLSSNKPSHFPLITFSSHSSRRSSIKATASVVYDTSVVDYSSAISVFPAEACETIGGEACGWENMFPEVRLQQASLNNQNPVASSEEIDREYLDYADSKTVFPGEACDDLGGEFCEPEFLNGVF from the exons ATGCTCATCCAAATCTCAAAACCTTATTTACAACATATCATCAAAATCACAATGCAGGCTGTTCTTAGCATTGCTGTTCCTTCCCTTCTCCCCAGCTCAACACTTTCCAGTAATAAACCTTCTCACTTCCCTTTGATCACATTTTCTTCTCACTCATCCCGTCGCTCGTCCATCAAAGCAACGGCCTCGGTCGTCTACGACACATCTGTGGTTGATTATAGTTCTGCTATCTC GGTGTTTCCTGCAGAAGCATGTGAGACAATAGGTGGAGAGGCATGTGGTTGGGAAAATATGTTTCCAGAAGTAAGGCTTCAGCAGGCTTCACTTAACAATCAAAACCCCGTCGCTTCTTCAGAGGAGATTGATAGAGAATATCTTGATTATGCCGATTCAAAGAC TGTTTTCCCAGGAGAGGCTTGCGATGATCTTGGTGGAGAGTTCTGTGAACCTGAGTTCCTAAATGGCGTTTTCtag